The Mustela erminea isolate mMusErm1 chromosome 6, mMusErm1.Pri, whole genome shotgun sequence genome includes a region encoding these proteins:
- the LRMP gene encoding lymphoid-restricted membrane protein isoform X5 — MASGDLDCKSLCEKEEDTRSASGMIKITGKSASPENIAQQGSVSEDKTMLNLEAKEEPVTIDEHRKECAARDTAVSSLPVTTVKSVNFRQSDNTSANEKEVEAEFLRLSLGFKCDWFTLEKRVKLEERSRDLAEENLKKEITNCLKLLESLTPLCEDDNHAQEIVKKLEKSITLLSQCTARVASRAEMLGAINQESRVSKAVEVMIQHVENLKRMYAKEHAELEELKQVLLQNERSFNPLEDEDDCQIKKRSSSLNAKPSSLRRVTIASLPRNIGNAGMVAGMENDRFSRRSSSWRILGSKQSEHRPSLHRFISTYSWADAEEEKCERKTKDDSEPPGEEIAERTRKPSLSEKRNNPSKWDGSSLYDTVAAWATNLKTSFRKANKALWLSAAFIVLFAALMSFLTGRFFQKSVDAAPIPDGDSWMSLEQILWPFTGLQHNGPPPV, encoded by the exons ATGGCTTCTGGTGACCTTGACTGTAAATCACTCtgtgagaaagaggaagatacAAGATCAGCTTCTGGTATGATAAAGATCACAG GCAAAAGTGCATCTCCTGAGAATATCGCACAGCAAGGCTCTGTGAGTGAGGACAAAACCATGTTAAATCTG GAAGCAAAAGAGGAACCAGTAACAATAGATGAGCATAGAAAAGAATGTGCTGCAAGAG ACACTGctgtttcctctcttcctgtaACCACTGTGAAGTCCGTTAACTTTAGACAAAGTGACAA CACTTCTGCTAAtgagaaggaggtggag GCCGAATTTCTCAGATTATCTTTGGGATTTAAGTGTGACTGGTTCACCCTGGAGAAAAGAGTAAAGCTTGAAGAAAGATCCCGAGACTTGgcagaagaaaatttgaagaaagaaatcacTAACTGTTTAAAGCTCTTAGAG TCTTTAACACCACTTTGTGAAGATGACAACCATGCCCAGGAAATAGTTAAGAAGCTGGAGAAGAGTATAACACTTCTTAGTCAGTGCACTGCACGAGTGGCCAGTAGGGCGGAGATGCTGGGAGCCATTAATCAG gAAAGCCGGGTTAGTAAAGCAGTGGAGGTGATGATTCAGcatgtagaaaacctgaagagaatGTATGCCAAAGAGCATGCTGAGTTAGAAGAACTGAAACAGGTTCTTTTGCAAAATGAAAGGTCTTTTAACCCTCTCGAAGATGAAG atgaCTGCCAAATTAAAAAACGTTCATCTTCTCTAAACGCCAAG CCATCTTCGCTCCGAAGGGTGACCATTGCCTCTTTGCCCAGAAATATTGGAAATGCAGGAATG GTGGCTGGGATGGAAAATGACCGATTCAGTAGGCGATCAAGCAGCTG GCGTATTTTGGGGTCAAAGCAGAGTGAACATCGTCCCTCATTACATCGATTTATTAGTACCTACTCCTGGGCAgatgctgaagaagaaaaatgtgaacGCAA AACTAAAGATGACTCAGAGCCACCTGGAGAAGAAATAGCAGAAAGGACAAGAAAGCCAAGTCtttctgaaaagagaaataatccgTCAAAATGGGATGGCTCTTCACT TTATGACACAGTAGCTGCCTGGGCAACAAACCTCAAGACTTCCTTCAGAAAGGCGAATAAGGCACTCTGGCTTTCTGCTGCATTCATTGTGCTGTTTGCAGCTTTGATGAGCTTCCTCACAGGACGATTCTTCCAGAAGTCTGTGGATGCTGCTCCCATACCAGATGGGGACTCCTGGATGTCTCTAGAGCAAATCTTGTGGCCATTCACCGGACTCCAACACAATGGACCACCACCAGTGTGA
- the LRMP gene encoding lymphoid-restricted membrane protein isoform X1 codes for MNDDLKMEPMGEYVSVCSMSTLATAPSSRRCQKQMGWTLDFHENGVDHLYSESLPQSRECSTLSSPGHTLSTESTLTSSDSGSEILNMASGDLDCKSLCEKEEDTRSASGMIKITGKSASPENIAQQGSVSEDKTMLNLEAKEEPVTIDEHRKECAARDTAVSSLPVTTVKSVNFRQSDNTSANEKEVEAEFLRLSLGFKCDWFTLEKRVKLEERSRDLAEENLKKEITNCLKLLESLTPLCEDDNHAQEIVKKLEKSITLLSQCTARVASRAEMLGAINQESRVSKAVEVMIQHVENLKRMYAKEHAELEELKQVLLQNERSFNPLEDEDDCQIKKRSSSLNAKPSSLRRVTIASLPRNIGNAGMVAGMENDRFSRRSSSWRILGSKQSEHRPSLHRFISTYSWADAEEEKCERKTKDDSEPPGEEIAERTRKPSLSEKRNNPSKWDGSSLYDTVAAWATNLKTSFRKANKALWLSAAFIVLFAALMSFLTGRFFQKSVDAAPIPDGDSWMSLEQILWPFTGLQHNGPPPV; via the exons ATGAATGATGACCTAAAGATGGAA CCCATGGGAGAATATGTTTCAGTTTGTTCCATGAGCACCTTGGCTACCGCACCCTCCAGTAGACGCTGTCAAAAGCAAATGGGCTGGACCCTGGATTTTCAT gagaatgGTGTTGACCACTTGTATTCTGAGAGCCTGCCACAGTCCAG GGAATGTTCCACACTGTCATCTCCTGGACATACTTTGTCCACAGAGAGTACTCTAACTTCAAGTG ATTCTGGGTCAGAAATTTTGAATATGGCTTCTGGTGACCTTGACTGTAAATCACTCtgtgagaaagaggaagatacAAGATCAGCTTCTGGTATGATAAAGATCACAG GCAAAAGTGCATCTCCTGAGAATATCGCACAGCAAGGCTCTGTGAGTGAGGACAAAACCATGTTAAATCTG GAAGCAAAAGAGGAACCAGTAACAATAGATGAGCATAGAAAAGAATGTGCTGCAAGAG ACACTGctgtttcctctcttcctgtaACCACTGTGAAGTCCGTTAACTTTAGACAAAGTGACAA CACTTCTGCTAAtgagaaggaggtggag GCCGAATTTCTCAGATTATCTTTGGGATTTAAGTGTGACTGGTTCACCCTGGAGAAAAGAGTAAAGCTTGAAGAAAGATCCCGAGACTTGgcagaagaaaatttgaagaaagaaatcacTAACTGTTTAAAGCTCTTAGAG TCTTTAACACCACTTTGTGAAGATGACAACCATGCCCAGGAAATAGTTAAGAAGCTGGAGAAGAGTATAACACTTCTTAGTCAGTGCACTGCACGAGTGGCCAGTAGGGCGGAGATGCTGGGAGCCATTAATCAG gAAAGCCGGGTTAGTAAAGCAGTGGAGGTGATGATTCAGcatgtagaaaacctgaagagaatGTATGCCAAAGAGCATGCTGAGTTAGAAGAACTGAAACAGGTTCTTTTGCAAAATGAAAGGTCTTTTAACCCTCTCGAAGATGAAG atgaCTGCCAAATTAAAAAACGTTCATCTTCTCTAAACGCCAAG CCATCTTCGCTCCGAAGGGTGACCATTGCCTCTTTGCCCAGAAATATTGGAAATGCAGGAATG GTGGCTGGGATGGAAAATGACCGATTCAGTAGGCGATCAAGCAGCTG GCGTATTTTGGGGTCAAAGCAGAGTGAACATCGTCCCTCATTACATCGATTTATTAGTACCTACTCCTGGGCAgatgctgaagaagaaaaatgtgaacGCAA AACTAAAGATGACTCAGAGCCACCTGGAGAAGAAATAGCAGAAAGGACAAGAAAGCCAAGTCtttctgaaaagagaaataatccgTCAAAATGGGATGGCTCTTCACT TTATGACACAGTAGCTGCCTGGGCAACAAACCTCAAGACTTCCTTCAGAAAGGCGAATAAGGCACTCTGGCTTTCTGCTGCATTCATTGTGCTGTTTGCAGCTTTGATGAGCTTCCTCACAGGACGATTCTTCCAGAAGTCTGTGGATGCTGCTCCCATACCAGATGGGGACTCCTGGATGTCTCTAGAGCAAATCTTGTGGCCATTCACCGGACTCCAACACAATGGACCACCACCAGTGTGA
- the LRMP gene encoding lymphoid-restricted membrane protein isoform X3, with protein MSTLATAPSSRRCQKQMGWTLDFHENGVDHLYSESLPQSRECSTLSSPGHTLSTESTLTSSDSGSEILNMASGDLDCKSLCEKEEDTRSASGMIKITGKSASPENIAQQGSVSEDKTMLNLEAKEEPVTIDEHRKECAARDTAVSSLPVTTVKSVNFRQSDNTSANEKEVEAEFLRLSLGFKCDWFTLEKRVKLEERSRDLAEENLKKEITNCLKLLESLTPLCEDDNHAQEIVKKLEKSITLLSQCTARVASRAEMLGAINQESRVSKAVEVMIQHVENLKRMYAKEHAELEELKQVLLQNERSFNPLEDEDDCQIKKRSSSLNAKPSSLRRVTIASLPRNIGNAGMVAGMENDRFSRRSSSWRILGSKQSEHRPSLHRFISTYSWADAEEEKCERKTKDDSEPPGEEIAERTRKPSLSEKRNNPSKWDGSSLYDTVAAWATNLKTSFRKANKALWLSAAFIVLFAALMSFLTGRFFQKSVDAAPIPDGDSWMSLEQILWPFTGLQHNGPPPV; from the exons ATGAGCACCTTGGCTACCGCACCCTCCAGTAGACGCTGTCAAAAGCAAATGGGCTGGACCCTGGATTTTCAT gagaatgGTGTTGACCACTTGTATTCTGAGAGCCTGCCACAGTCCAG GGAATGTTCCACACTGTCATCTCCTGGACATACTTTGTCCACAGAGAGTACTCTAACTTCAAGTG ATTCTGGGTCAGAAATTTTGAATATGGCTTCTGGTGACCTTGACTGTAAATCACTCtgtgagaaagaggaagatacAAGATCAGCTTCTGGTATGATAAAGATCACAG GCAAAAGTGCATCTCCTGAGAATATCGCACAGCAAGGCTCTGTGAGTGAGGACAAAACCATGTTAAATCTG GAAGCAAAAGAGGAACCAGTAACAATAGATGAGCATAGAAAAGAATGTGCTGCAAGAG ACACTGctgtttcctctcttcctgtaACCACTGTGAAGTCCGTTAACTTTAGACAAAGTGACAA CACTTCTGCTAAtgagaaggaggtggag GCCGAATTTCTCAGATTATCTTTGGGATTTAAGTGTGACTGGTTCACCCTGGAGAAAAGAGTAAAGCTTGAAGAAAGATCCCGAGACTTGgcagaagaaaatttgaagaaagaaatcacTAACTGTTTAAAGCTCTTAGAG TCTTTAACACCACTTTGTGAAGATGACAACCATGCCCAGGAAATAGTTAAGAAGCTGGAGAAGAGTATAACACTTCTTAGTCAGTGCACTGCACGAGTGGCCAGTAGGGCGGAGATGCTGGGAGCCATTAATCAG gAAAGCCGGGTTAGTAAAGCAGTGGAGGTGATGATTCAGcatgtagaaaacctgaagagaatGTATGCCAAAGAGCATGCTGAGTTAGAAGAACTGAAACAGGTTCTTTTGCAAAATGAAAGGTCTTTTAACCCTCTCGAAGATGAAG atgaCTGCCAAATTAAAAAACGTTCATCTTCTCTAAACGCCAAG CCATCTTCGCTCCGAAGGGTGACCATTGCCTCTTTGCCCAGAAATATTGGAAATGCAGGAATG GTGGCTGGGATGGAAAATGACCGATTCAGTAGGCGATCAAGCAGCTG GCGTATTTTGGGGTCAAAGCAGAGTGAACATCGTCCCTCATTACATCGATTTATTAGTACCTACTCCTGGGCAgatgctgaagaagaaaaatgtgaacGCAA AACTAAAGATGACTCAGAGCCACCTGGAGAAGAAATAGCAGAAAGGACAAGAAAGCCAAGTCtttctgaaaagagaaataatccgTCAAAATGGGATGGCTCTTCACT TTATGACACAGTAGCTGCCTGGGCAACAAACCTCAAGACTTCCTTCAGAAAGGCGAATAAGGCACTCTGGCTTTCTGCTGCATTCATTGTGCTGTTTGCAGCTTTGATGAGCTTCCTCACAGGACGATTCTTCCAGAAGTCTGTGGATGCTGCTCCCATACCAGATGGGGACTCCTGGATGTCTCTAGAGCAAATCTTGTGGCCATTCACCGGACTCCAACACAATGGACCACCACCAGTGTGA
- the LRMP gene encoding lymphoid-restricted membrane protein isoform X2, producing MCLCGLCLLTQPMGEYVSVCSMSTLATAPSSRRCQKQMGWTLDFHENGVDHLYSESLPQSRECSTLSSPGHTLSTESTLTSSDSGSEILNMASGDLDCKSLCEKEEDTRSASGMIKITGKSASPENIAQQGSVSEDKTMLNLEAKEEPVTIDEHRKECAARDTAVSSLPVTTVKSVNFRQSDNTSANEKEVEAEFLRLSLGFKCDWFTLEKRVKLEERSRDLAEENLKKEITNCLKLLESLTPLCEDDNHAQEIVKKLEKSITLLSQCTARVASRAEMLGAINQESRVSKAVEVMIQHVENLKRMYAKEHAELEELKQVLLQNERSFNPLEDEDDCQIKKRSSSLNAKPSSLRRVTIASLPRNIGNAGMVAGMENDRFSRRSSSWRILGSKQSEHRPSLHRFISTYSWADAEEEKCERKTKDDSEPPGEEIAERTRKPSLSEKRNNPSKWDGSSLYDTVAAWATNLKTSFRKANKALWLSAAFIVLFAALMSFLTGRFFQKSVDAAPIPDGDSWMSLEQILWPFTGLQHNGPPPV from the exons atgtgcctgTGTGGCCTATGTTTGCTGACCCAGCCCATGGGAGAATATGTTTCAGTTTGTTCCATGAGCACCTTGGCTACCGCACCCTCCAGTAGACGCTGTCAAAAGCAAATGGGCTGGACCCTGGATTTTCAT gagaatgGTGTTGACCACTTGTATTCTGAGAGCCTGCCACAGTCCAG GGAATGTTCCACACTGTCATCTCCTGGACATACTTTGTCCACAGAGAGTACTCTAACTTCAAGTG ATTCTGGGTCAGAAATTTTGAATATGGCTTCTGGTGACCTTGACTGTAAATCACTCtgtgagaaagaggaagatacAAGATCAGCTTCTGGTATGATAAAGATCACAG GCAAAAGTGCATCTCCTGAGAATATCGCACAGCAAGGCTCTGTGAGTGAGGACAAAACCATGTTAAATCTG GAAGCAAAAGAGGAACCAGTAACAATAGATGAGCATAGAAAAGAATGTGCTGCAAGAG ACACTGctgtttcctctcttcctgtaACCACTGTGAAGTCCGTTAACTTTAGACAAAGTGACAA CACTTCTGCTAAtgagaaggaggtggag GCCGAATTTCTCAGATTATCTTTGGGATTTAAGTGTGACTGGTTCACCCTGGAGAAAAGAGTAAAGCTTGAAGAAAGATCCCGAGACTTGgcagaagaaaatttgaagaaagaaatcacTAACTGTTTAAAGCTCTTAGAG TCTTTAACACCACTTTGTGAAGATGACAACCATGCCCAGGAAATAGTTAAGAAGCTGGAGAAGAGTATAACACTTCTTAGTCAGTGCACTGCACGAGTGGCCAGTAGGGCGGAGATGCTGGGAGCCATTAATCAG gAAAGCCGGGTTAGTAAAGCAGTGGAGGTGATGATTCAGcatgtagaaaacctgaagagaatGTATGCCAAAGAGCATGCTGAGTTAGAAGAACTGAAACAGGTTCTTTTGCAAAATGAAAGGTCTTTTAACCCTCTCGAAGATGAAG atgaCTGCCAAATTAAAAAACGTTCATCTTCTCTAAACGCCAAG CCATCTTCGCTCCGAAGGGTGACCATTGCCTCTTTGCCCAGAAATATTGGAAATGCAGGAATG GTGGCTGGGATGGAAAATGACCGATTCAGTAGGCGATCAAGCAGCTG GCGTATTTTGGGGTCAAAGCAGAGTGAACATCGTCCCTCATTACATCGATTTATTAGTACCTACTCCTGGGCAgatgctgaagaagaaaaatgtgaacGCAA AACTAAAGATGACTCAGAGCCACCTGGAGAAGAAATAGCAGAAAGGACAAGAAAGCCAAGTCtttctgaaaagagaaataatccgTCAAAATGGGATGGCTCTTCACT TTATGACACAGTAGCTGCCTGGGCAACAAACCTCAAGACTTCCTTCAGAAAGGCGAATAAGGCACTCTGGCTTTCTGCTGCATTCATTGTGCTGTTTGCAGCTTTGATGAGCTTCCTCACAGGACGATTCTTCCAGAAGTCTGTGGATGCTGCTCCCATACCAGATGGGGACTCCTGGATGTCTCTAGAGCAAATCTTGTGGCCATTCACCGGACTCCAACACAATGGACCACCACCAGTGTGA
- the LRMP gene encoding lymphoid-restricted membrane protein isoform X4 codes for MNDDLKMEENGVDHLYSESLPQSRECSTLSSPGHTLSTESTLTSSDSGSEILNMASGDLDCKSLCEKEEDTRSASGMIKITGKSASPENIAQQGSVSEDKTMLNLEAKEEPVTIDEHRKECAARDTAVSSLPVTTVKSVNFRQSDNTSANEKEVEAEFLRLSLGFKCDWFTLEKRVKLEERSRDLAEENLKKEITNCLKLLESLTPLCEDDNHAQEIVKKLEKSITLLSQCTARVASRAEMLGAINQESRVSKAVEVMIQHVENLKRMYAKEHAELEELKQVLLQNERSFNPLEDEDDCQIKKRSSSLNAKPSSLRRVTIASLPRNIGNAGMVAGMENDRFSRRSSSWRILGSKQSEHRPSLHRFISTYSWADAEEEKCERKTKDDSEPPGEEIAERTRKPSLSEKRNNPSKWDGSSLYDTVAAWATNLKTSFRKANKALWLSAAFIVLFAALMSFLTGRFFQKSVDAAPIPDGDSWMSLEQILWPFTGLQHNGPPPV; via the exons ATGAATGATGACCTAAAGATGGAA gagaatgGTGTTGACCACTTGTATTCTGAGAGCCTGCCACAGTCCAG GGAATGTTCCACACTGTCATCTCCTGGACATACTTTGTCCACAGAGAGTACTCTAACTTCAAGTG ATTCTGGGTCAGAAATTTTGAATATGGCTTCTGGTGACCTTGACTGTAAATCACTCtgtgagaaagaggaagatacAAGATCAGCTTCTGGTATGATAAAGATCACAG GCAAAAGTGCATCTCCTGAGAATATCGCACAGCAAGGCTCTGTGAGTGAGGACAAAACCATGTTAAATCTG GAAGCAAAAGAGGAACCAGTAACAATAGATGAGCATAGAAAAGAATGTGCTGCAAGAG ACACTGctgtttcctctcttcctgtaACCACTGTGAAGTCCGTTAACTTTAGACAAAGTGACAA CACTTCTGCTAAtgagaaggaggtggag GCCGAATTTCTCAGATTATCTTTGGGATTTAAGTGTGACTGGTTCACCCTGGAGAAAAGAGTAAAGCTTGAAGAAAGATCCCGAGACTTGgcagaagaaaatttgaagaaagaaatcacTAACTGTTTAAAGCTCTTAGAG TCTTTAACACCACTTTGTGAAGATGACAACCATGCCCAGGAAATAGTTAAGAAGCTGGAGAAGAGTATAACACTTCTTAGTCAGTGCACTGCACGAGTGGCCAGTAGGGCGGAGATGCTGGGAGCCATTAATCAG gAAAGCCGGGTTAGTAAAGCAGTGGAGGTGATGATTCAGcatgtagaaaacctgaagagaatGTATGCCAAAGAGCATGCTGAGTTAGAAGAACTGAAACAGGTTCTTTTGCAAAATGAAAGGTCTTTTAACCCTCTCGAAGATGAAG atgaCTGCCAAATTAAAAAACGTTCATCTTCTCTAAACGCCAAG CCATCTTCGCTCCGAAGGGTGACCATTGCCTCTTTGCCCAGAAATATTGGAAATGCAGGAATG GTGGCTGGGATGGAAAATGACCGATTCAGTAGGCGATCAAGCAGCTG GCGTATTTTGGGGTCAAAGCAGAGTGAACATCGTCCCTCATTACATCGATTTATTAGTACCTACTCCTGGGCAgatgctgaagaagaaaaatgtgaacGCAA AACTAAAGATGACTCAGAGCCACCTGGAGAAGAAATAGCAGAAAGGACAAGAAAGCCAAGTCtttctgaaaagagaaataatccgTCAAAATGGGATGGCTCTTCACT TTATGACACAGTAGCTGCCTGGGCAACAAACCTCAAGACTTCCTTCAGAAAGGCGAATAAGGCACTCTGGCTTTCTGCTGCATTCATTGTGCTGTTTGCAGCTTTGATGAGCTTCCTCACAGGACGATTCTTCCAGAAGTCTGTGGATGCTGCTCCCATACCAGATGGGGACTCCTGGATGTCTCTAGAGCAAATCTTGTGGCCATTCACCGGACTCCAACACAATGGACCACCACCAGTGTGA